One genomic segment of Gossypium arboreum isolate Shixiya-1 chromosome 3, ASM2569848v2, whole genome shotgun sequence includes these proteins:
- the LOC108474372 gene encoding uncharacterized protein LOC108474372 has translation MGVDYYNILKVSRNATDDDLRKSYKRLARKWHPDKNLVNNKEAEAKCKQIFEAYNVLSDPLKRQIYDLHGEQGLNSAESSSPNGFGAGGVGGMANKFDQRNGQGYKKASPVETQLLCSLEELYKGGRRRMRISRSIPGEFGKLKTVEEILKIDIKPGWKKGTKITFPEKGNQEPGFTPSDLIFVVDEKPHAIFKRDGNDLIATLKISLLEALTGTILSLTTLDGRTLPISVTDIVNPGHEVVIPNEGMPISKEPSKRGHLKIQFDIIFPSKLSAEQKCDLRRALSQR, from the exons ATGGGAGTTGACTACTATAACATTCTCAAAGTTAGCCGTAACGCGACGGACGACGACCTCAGGAAGTCCTACAAGCGCCTTGCCAGGAAGTGGCACCCCGACAAGAACCTTGTCAACAACAAAGAAGCCGAGGCTAAATGCAAGCAAATTTTTGAAGCCTACAACGTCCTCAGCGACCCGCTAAAGCGTCAGATCTATGATCTTCACGGTGAACAAGGCCTCAACTCCGCTGAATCATCCAGCCCCAACGGGTTTGGCGCCGGCGGTGTCGGTGGTATGGCCAACAAGTTTGACCAGAGGAATGGCCAAGGGTACAAGAAGGCGTCGCCGGTTGAAACCCAGTTGCTTTGTAGTTTGGAGGAGCTTTATAAAGGTGGTAGGCGAAGAATGCGAATTTCGCGCTCTATTCCCGGTGAATTTGG TAAGCTGAAGACGGTGGAAGAAATATTGAAAATTGATATAAAGCCTGGGTGGAAAAAGGGAACAAAAATAACTTTCCCCGAGAAAGGAAACCAGGAACCCGGTTTCACTCCATCCGATCTTATCTTTGTGGTAGATGAGAAACCCCATGCTATTTTCAAACGGGATGGGAATGATCTGATTGCCACTCTGAAAATCTCTCTACTCGAGGCCCTCACAGGGACCATCCTCAGTTTGACAACCTTGGATGGAAGGACCCTCCCGATCTCAGTCACAGATATCGTGAACCCAGGTCATGAAGTGGTTATCCCGAACGAGGGGATGCCGATCTCAAAAGAACCCAGCAAGAGGGGACACCTCAAAATCCAATTCGACATCATCTTTCCATCGAAGCTCAGTGCAGAGCAGAAGTGTGATCTGAGGAGGGCATTGAGCCAGAggtga